From the Acidovorax sp. NCPPB 3576 genome, the window TGCGACAGCATGGTGAGCGCCAGGCTGCTGGTGAACAGCATGGGCGCCACGATGAGCGCGGCCGCGAACAGGCCCCAGATGGCGATGCGCCCGATGTTGAGCGGCTTGAACCGGTAAGCCGGTGGCGAGGAGGTGTGGGAGCGCATGGGTTCAGTCCTCCCGCGTGCCGAGCAGGCCCTTGGGCCGGAAGATGAGGATCAGCACCAGCAGCAGGTACGGCAGGATGGGCGCCACCTGCGACACGGTGAGCTTGAGCAGCGGCCAGCCGAAGGTCTGCTCTGTCACCGCCATGCCGACCGCGCGCAGCGCATGCGCCAGCGAATAGTCCAGCGCCACCGCGAAGGTCTGCAGCACGCCGATCAGCAGCGAGGCGAGGAAGGCCCCGGCCAGCGACCCCATGCCGCCCACGACGACGACGACGAAGATGATCGAGCCCACCGATGCCGCCATGGCGGGCTCGGTGACGTAGGTGTTGCCGCCGATCACGCCCGCCAGCCCGGCGAGCGCGCAGCCGCCGCCGAACACCAGCATGAACACGCGCGGCACGTTGTGGCCCAGCGCTTCCACCATGTCGGGGTGCTTGAGCGCGGCCTGGATCACCAGGCCGATGCGGGTGCGGGTGAGCAGCAGCCACACGGACAGCAGCATCAGCAGCGCCACCAGCATGACGAACGACCGCGACTTCGGGAACTGCGTGCCATACAGCGTGAAAAGCGGCCCCTGCAACTGCGCAGGCAGGCCGTAGGGCACGGTGGAGCGGCCCCACACCAGTTGCACCACCTCCAGCACCAGGTACGACAGGCCGAAGGTCACCAGCAGCTCGGGCACGTGGCCGTACTGGTGCACGCGGCGCAGCGCGTAGCGCTCGAACGCGGCGCCGAGCGCGCCCACCAGCAGCGGCGCCAAGAACAGCGCCACCCAGAAGCCGACCAGGCCGGACAGCGTGTAGGCGATGTAGGCCCCCAGCATGTAGAAGCTGGTGTGGGCGAAGTTGAGCACGCCCATCATGCTGAAGATGAGGGTGAGCCCCGAGCTGAGCATGAACAGCAGCAGCCCGTAGCTGACGCCGTTGAGCAGCGAGATCACGAAAAACTCAAGATTCATCGAAGAACGCCGGCACGGTTAAAAAAAGAGCCCGAGTCACCCCGGGCCCAAGGTCTCAGCAATGAAACTGAAATGCGGTTGCCCCGTGTGGGCCCCGTGTCAGGAAGGCCGCTTCATCTGGCACGAGGTAGGCGTGCTGGCCACGTAGGGCTCGTAGTACTTCACCGGAACGAAGGTGTAGCCGGTATTTTCCGCGTCGTTGGGGTACTTGCCGCCGGCCTTCTCCCACTTGGAGACGAACAGGCCCTGCTGCAGCTGGTGGTCGCTCTTGCGCATCTCGACCTCGCCGTTGAAGCTGTTGAACTTCATGCCTTCCAGCACGGGGGCGACCTTGACGGGGTCGGTGGATTTGGCCTTGACGAAGGCGGAATCCAGCATGGCGAAGGCGTGGTACACGGCGCCGGTGTACATGTCGTCGTTGAACTTCTTCTTGTATTCGGTGACCACGCGGCCGATGTCGCCGGGCAGGTTCAGGTGGTTGTACGACACCATGTACACGCGCCCTGCCGCTGCCGCGCCCATGGCCGTGGGGCTGCCCGTCACGCCGCCGTAGTAGGTGTAGAAGTTGACGTTGGCCAGCCCCGCATCGTTGGCGGCCTTGATGAGCAGGGCCAGGTCCGAGCCCCAGTTGCCGGTGATCACGCTGTCGGCGCCGGACTGCTTGATCTTGGCGATGTAGGGGGCGAAATCGCGCACCTGGGCCAGCGGATGCAGGTCGTCGCCCACGATCTGCACGTCGGGCCGCTTGCGCGCGAGGTTTTCCTTGGCGAATTTGGAGACCTGCTGGCCGTGCGAGTAGTTCTGGTTGATGAGGTACACCTTCTTGACCTCGGGCAGGTCCTTCATGAAGGTGGTCATGGCCTCCATCTTCATCGAGGTGTCGGCATCCAGGCGGAAGTGCCAGTAGCTGCACTTGCTGTTGGTGAGGTCGGGGTCCACGGCGGCGTAGTTGAGGTACATGACCTCCTTGCCGGGGTTGCGCGCGTTGTGCTTTTCCAGCGCGTCGATGATGGCCAGCGCCGGGCCCGAGCCG encodes:
- a CDS encoding branched-chain amino acid ABC transporter permease translates to MNLEFFVISLLNGVSYGLLLFMLSSGLTLIFSMMGVLNFAHTSFYMLGAYIAYTLSGLVGFWVALFLAPLLVGALGAAFERYALRRVHQYGHVPELLVTFGLSYLVLEVVQLVWGRSTVPYGLPAQLQGPLFTLYGTQFPKSRSFVMLVALLMLLSVWLLLTRTRIGLVIQAALKHPDMVEALGHNVPRVFMLVFGGGCALAGLAGVIGGNTYVTEPAMAASVGSIIFVVVVVGGMGSLAGAFLASLLIGVLQTFAVALDYSLAHALRAVGMAVTEQTFGWPLLKLTVSQVAPILPYLLLVLILIFRPKGLLGTRED
- a CDS encoding branched-chain amino acid ABC transporter substrate-binding protein, translated to MRFAIKAVAASAILVSAGGAFAQKGDTVKIAWLDPLSGLMAAVGTNQLKSFQFLSEEFNKKNAAGVKFEIIGIDNKLSPQETTSALRSAMDQGARYVVQGNGSGPALAIIDALEKHNARNPGKEVMYLNYAAVDPDLTNSKCSYWHFRLDADTSMKMEAMTTFMKDLPEVKKVYLINQNYSHGQQVSKFAKENLARKRPDVQIVGDDLHPLAQVRDFAPYIAKIKQSGADSVITGNWGSDLALLIKAANDAGLANVNFYTYYGGVTGSPTAMGAAAAGRVYMVSYNHLNLPGDIGRVVTEYKKKFNDDMYTGAVYHAFAMLDSAFVKAKSTDPVKVAPVLEGMKFNSFNGEVEMRKSDHQLQQGLFVSKWEKAGGKYPNDAENTGYTFVPVKYYEPYVASTPTSCQMKRPS